Proteins from a single region of Pangasianodon hypophthalmus isolate fPanHyp1 chromosome 7, fPanHyp1.pri, whole genome shotgun sequence:
- the cxcl14 gene encoding C-X-C motif chemokine 14 has translation MNRCTAALLLLVIAVYSLNTEAYKCRCTRKGPKIRYKDVQKLEIKPKHPFCQEKMIFVTMENVSRFKGQEYCLHPRLQSTKNLVKWFKIMKDKHKVYEA, from the exons ATGAATCGCTGCACAGCTGCGTTACTTCTGTTGGTCATTGCAGTTTATTCGCTCAACACAGAAG catACAAATGCAGATGCACCAGGAAAGGCCCCAAGATACGATACAAGGACGTGCAAAAACTTGAAATTAAGCCTAAGCATCCTTTCTGCCAGGAGAAGATGATATT CGTCACCATGGAGAATGTGTCCCGTTTCAAAGGTCAGGAATACTGCCTGCACCCCAGACTGCAGAGCACCAAGAACCTGGTCAAATGGTTTAAGATCATGAAGGACAAGCACAA GGTGTACGAAGCCTAA